GTACTTCCTCGGGACGTTCTACGTCGTCCGCCGCGACGGGGGGCTCCTCGAAAAGGACTCCCCGCTGTTCGGCCGCCTCCGCCGGGAGCTCCACGGGGTGCAGATCCTCTCCATCGGATCGGAGACGTACCGCAGGTACGTGACGACCCGGCTGATGACGGGCGAGGAAGCGTCGCTGGTGGAGGCCTTCATCGGCTTCTGCCATACCAGCCTCGCGCACAACCAGCCGCACCGCTACACGCTGGAGGACGTGGCGCGCGCGTTCCACTCCCACCCCGACATCGTCCTGAAGCTGACGCGCGCCTTCGGGCTGCGGTTCGATCCCGAGATCGCCGGCCGCGCCCCGGCCTCCGAGGCGGGGCTGCGCGAGGCGGAGAAGGAGGTCGAGGAATACAACACCGGCCACCGGCAGCTCGACGAGTTCCGCAGGTCGGTCTTCCGCGCCGCCCTCTCGTTCATCCGGAGGACGCTCAAGACGAACTTCTACGTGTCCGAGAAGTCCGGCCTGGCGTTCCGCCTCGACCCCGCGTACCTGGACGACCTGGGACCCGCCTTCACCGCGGACCTCCCGGCGGGGCGCCCCTTCCGCGTCACCTATTTCTTCGCGCGCAACGGGCTGGGATACCACATCGGCTTCTCCGACATCGCGCGCGGCGGGTGGCGGACCGTCATCACGAGGAGCCGGGACGACTACGTCACCGTGGCGAATGCCGTCTTCCGGGAGTGCTACGTCCTGGCGCACACCCAGCACCTGAAGAACAAGGACATCTACGAGGGCGGGTCGAAGATGGTGGCGATCGTGCGGGCGCGGAGCCAGGACTCGAGGGAGCTGGCGACCCAGCGCCTGCACAAGGTGCAGCTCGCCTTCATCAACGCCTTCCTTGACATCTTCGTCACGGCGGACGGCCGGGCGAAGGAGCCCCGCGTCGTCGACTACTACGGCGGGGAGGAGCCGATCGAGCTGGGACCCGACGAGAACATGCACGACCGGATGATCGAGACGATCGCGCGCCTTTCGGTCGAGCGGGGATACATGCTCGGGGCCGGCATCATCTCGAGCAAGAAGGCGGGGATCAACCACCGGGAGTACGGCGTGACCTCGACCGGCGTCGTCAAGTTCGCGGAGGTCGCCATGCGGGAGGCGGGGACGGACATCCGCTCCGACGCCTTCACCGTCAAGTTCACCGGCGGCCCCAACGGGGACGTGGCGGGAAACGCCATGCGGATCCTGCTGCGCGACTGCCCGAAGGCCCGGATCGTCCTGATCCTCGACGGATCGGGGGCGCTGTGCGACCCGGAAGGGCTCGACCGCGCCGAGCTCTCGCGGATCCTGCTCACCCGCGACCTCGAGGCGTTCCGGCCGGAGCGGCTCCACCCCGGCGGGTTCCTCCTCTACCGGAACGAGCGCCGGACGGAGGGGCTGCGCGAGCTGTTCAAGCGGGCGGTCCGCACGGAGGCGGGCGTCTCCCCGGGCTGGGTCACGCTGGACGAGTTCAACCAGGAGTTCGACCGGCTCGTCTTCGCCGTGCCGGCGGACCTGTTCATCCCCGCGGGAGGGCGCCCGGAGACGGTGGACGGGAGCAACTGGCGGCGGTTCCTCGGCGCCGGCGGCGTCCCGACCGCCCGGGTCGTCGTCGAGGGGGCGAACTCGTTCTTCACGCCGGAGGCGAGAACGCGTCTCCAGGAGGCGGGCGTGACGATCCTCCGGGACGCCTCCGCGAACAAGTGCGGCGTCATCTCCTCTTCGTACGAGATCATCGGAAACCTGCTGATGACGACGAAGGAGTTCCTCGCCCGAAAGGACGAGTACGTCCGGGACGTGCTGGCGATCCTCGAGAAGCGCGCCGGGGACGAGGCGGAGGCGATCTTCCGGCGGAAGCGGGAGGACCCGCAACGGCCGTACACGGACATCACCGACGCGATCAGCGCGGAGATCAACGAGCGGTACGCCCGGCTGTTCGACTTCTTCCATGCGCGCCCCGCGCTGACGCTCGCCCGGCCCTGGCGGCGGGCGCTGCTCTCCCACCTGCCCGCCATCCTCCGGGACGACGCGCGGTACCGCAGGAGGGTCCCGCGGCTCCCGGAAAAGTACCGCTGCGCGATCGCCGCCGTGGAGATCGCGACGGCCATGATCTACCGGGGAGGGTTCCGGCACGACTTCGAGGGAGACCTGCGCAGGTACGTAGAGGCGACGTTCGGCGGATTAAAGGATTAAAACATTGATTTGACTTATGGCATCCCCGTATTTAACATGAGGTTTTCCAGATGCGACCCGTTCTCGTCAACCGTCGACGCCCAGACCCCAGCGAAAAGGCGGAAGGCATGCCAACGTTCATGAACTCGGTGTTCCGGAAAGCGTTGATGAGTCTGACGGGAATCTTCATGCTCTGGTTCCTCACGGTGCACATGCTCGGCAACACCCTGATCCTGCGGCAGCCGGGCGACATCAACGCGTATTCGAGCGGGCTGCACATCCTGCCCACCATCCTCCTCGGCGTGCGCCTCGCCCTGCTGGCGGTCCTCCTCCTCCACGCGGGCCTGGGGATCATGCTCACGCTGGAGAACTGGAAGGCGAACCCGCAGAAGTACGCCGTGAAGCGGAGGATCCGGGCGGGCATCTCCGGGGAGACGATGATCTGGTCGGGGCTGCTGATCCTGGCCTTCCTTCTTTACCACCTGCTGCATTTCACGATCCGCGTCGTTCCCGGCACCGCCCTCGGAACCGACGCCCAGGGG
The genomic region above belongs to Thermodesulfobacteriota bacterium and contains:
- a CDS encoding NAD-glutamate dehydrogenase domain-containing protein, translated to MDRAVLRNIGEAVKTSRGALAWLHANMPRIFFQTLREEPEAVASLCLHMGSLERNRRVILADREELLMVAGLSSPGSLNETLRSLDRRIAYAEFAHSYGPVPGTGRDLEFQRYEFERTPEPWAPRIRDAQVPPAHRRRIREALKGFSPPVPAMEREELLRILWANNPGYVRLSPPVRVARLLWLFRTAKSRGGVHIDVEDAEAEAGGERRESRVLFAMANPPGREYLLQVMEVFHRLELGVRRAYTMVVSTASYPYFLGTFYVVRRDGGLLEKDSPLFGRLRRELHGVQILSIGSETYRRYVTTRLMTGEEASLVEAFIGFCHTSLAHNQPHRYTLEDVARAFHSHPDIVLKLTRAFGLRFDPEIAGRAPASEAGLREAEKEVEEYNTGHRQLDEFRRSVFRAALSFIRRTLKTNFYVSEKSGLAFRLDPAYLDDLGPAFTADLPAGRPFRVTYFFARNGLGYHIGFSDIARGGWRTVITRSRDDYVTVANAVFRECYVLAHTQHLKNKDIYEGGSKMVAIVRARSQDSRELATQRLHKVQLAFINAFLDIFVTADGRAKEPRVVDYYGGEEPIELGPDENMHDRMIETIARLSVERGYMLGAGIISSKKAGINHREYGVTSTGVVKFAEVAMREAGTDIRSDAFTVKFTGGPNGDVAGNAMRILLRDCPKARIVLILDGSGALCDPEGLDRAELSRILLTRDLEAFRPERLHPGGFLLYRNERRTEGLRELFKRAVRTEAGVSPGWVTLDEFNQEFDRLVFAVPADLFIPAGGRPETVDGSNWRRFLGAGGVPTARVVVEGANSFFTPEARTRLQEAGVTILRDASANKCGVISSSYEIIGNLLMTTKEFLARKDEYVRDVLAILEKRAGDEAEAIFRRKREDPQRPYTDITDAISAEINERYARLFDFFHARPALTLARPWRRALLSHLPAILRDDARYRRRVPRLPEKYRCAIAAVEIATAMIYRGGFRHDFEGDLRRYVEATFGGLKD
- a CDS encoding succinate dehydrogenase cytochrome b subunit yields the protein MNSVFRKALMSLTGIFMLWFLTVHMLGNTLILRQPGDINAYSSGLHILPTILLGVRLALLAVLLLHAGLGIMLTLENWKANPQKYAVKRRIRAGISGETMIWSGLLILAFLLYHLLHFTIRVVPGTALGTDAQGRFDVFSMVVKAFRNWPVSLVYLAAMGVLFLHLAHGVQSIFQTVGMNNEKAMPWFVLFGKAVAVFFLVGYGMIPVLILAGIGVFAR